The Hyphomicrobiales bacterium DNA segment TGAAGAATGCCGCACAAAAACACGCGGTGATGTTCGGGTGAAGCTTAATGAACAAAACTGGAATGCTTTGTTGAAGGTAAACTATGACGCAAACCTTCAAATCGCGCCATTCACTGATGCTGAGCTTTACGGCACTGAAGAATTTTGGACTTATTCAGACACAGCAGGCGATTGTGAGGATTATGTTCTCGTAAAACGCCGCGCTTTGATGGCAATGGGTTGGCCGCCAGCAGCGTTGCTTATCACTGTCGTTCGTCAAGCCAACGGTGAAGGTCATGCAGTACTAACTGTTCGTACAGATCGCGGTGACCTCGTTCTTGACAACCTAGAGACAGAAGTCGTGCTTTGGAACCAGACTAGCTACACCTTCCTTAAGCGCCAATCAAAGAACCACACTGGTAGATGGGAAACCATCAACGATGGCCGTGTGAGTTCAGTTGGATCCCTCGCTACGAACTAATTCACTTTCCCGGTCGCATCCCACACTCCCCGTCCCACCCCGTGACCGGGTTACAGAGCCGATCCTTCCCCAGGATCGGCTCTTCCCCTTTTTAGGGCTTGTTTTGGAACAATGCCTAGTAAGAGAGACTAGATCGCTGCGGCGATCCCATCTCGAAAGCTCAATGCAAATTGAATGATCACTAAGCCTGTGCAAAAGCTCCACAAGGAAGCAATACCACTAGCTGCCACGACCCAACCAAGAGGACGGCCTTCAATTTTGCGGCCTCGAATGGAATTTCTGACAATGATAAAGGGGCCTGCAAACACGCAGAAAATGACCCCTGTAAAACCGGCCATCCACGATGAGTAGGTTACAGAGAACCCAACAGGTTCTGATCTAAAAATTTGCCAAAAACTTCCCAACACCGCCGAACATACAAAACCAGTGATGATAATGTAGCCTGTCAGCATAAGTTCAAACTGTGCCATTATATTTCGTTCCCCTTAATTTAACGGTCAAAAACGCGATTTTCGTGCCATTTTGATACGAAAAGCATCTCTTCTTCCATAACCTCGCAAGTTAGATGCCAAAAAGTGTGCGCATTCGCTTGTATGTGGAGACGCAGGGGAACTGAATCAGTAATAGTAGCGACGCTATTTATGGAGACCATGGCCGCCGATGAACCTATCGAAGAAGATCATATTCGGAATATTGTTTGTTCTCATATTCCTATGCGTGATCTTCATCGCGTTGCGGTTCTATACAAACCCCGAAACGCTGGGCGGTTTCTCATCGGATACCTCGTCGACGAATATCACAATCGCCGATACGCGCTTATATGTTCCAAAGAATATGATCCGTTTCAAAGAACAGCGCACAAGCCCTGCTCTGAGTAAGCTCGATCTATTCATCCAATGGCCAAGCATGAAGGGCTTCACAAAAGACGATGCTGCCACATTCCAGAATATCAATGGAACGAGTAATTTGGTTTTTGTAACGTTGGAAGTAGGAGAGCCTCTA contains these protein-coding regions:
- a CDS encoding transglutaminase-like cysteine peptidase, with the protein product MKTAGQTSIPIGHYQFCKTSPEECRTKTRGDVRVKLNEQNWNALLKVNYDANLQIAPFTDAELYGTEEFWTYSDTAGDCEDYVLVKRRALMAMGWPPAALLITVVRQANGEGHAVLTVRTDRGDLVLDNLETEVVLWNQTSYTFLKRQSKNHTGRWETINDGRVSSVGSLATN